ACCCGAAGGCCGAAAACGTCCCGATCAAAGTGCTGATCGACTGCGCCTCGATCTCCGCGTTCGGAGGCAGCAAATCCTCGAAGCCGTTGGGCAGCAGGGCGAGTTCCGAGTTCTTATTTTCCATCGCCCGGCTTTCTAGCATGAAGAAGGCTTTGAGAGAAGATCAAATATCCTTTTACAGAAAGGATAACTGAAGGCAGTATACCTATATAAAAATTTTCCAAGGTACTACAATGCCCATCTGTAATGTGTGCAATACCAGCATCTTAAAAGATTCAAAGTTTTGCCCGCAATGCGGCGACCCGGTTACAGAAGAAGATTATAAATCAGTCCCAATATTAAATAATCAGGTTGCATTGGCTAGATTGGTTTTTGGCTATAGCGCATCCTCAAACTATCTAAAAGCGGTAAATATATGTAAAAATATACCTTCATACGAAACACATGGAGATAATAAACATAGTAAACACATAGTAACTCTTCCAGTCACCGAGCTTGAGTTAATTACAAATCTTTATGATTTGGTTGGCACTTGGAAGTCTTCACAACTCTTTTTAAACGGAAACTTAGCCACAAAAAAGCAATTAACTTACTATGGGCTTGGTTGCTATAAAAATAGGCAGCAAGCATATAATCATGAGGAGTATTGTTTCGGAGAACATAATTACGAAAAAAATATATGGGGGTGCAAAAAATTGAATATGCCCTCATATGATTGGGGAGGAGGATGGCTAGAATATGGCTACCTTGATAAATCAGGCACGTGGCATTTAGATAAGCAAAAAATTAGACACCATTTAAACATGGCTATCAGAGAAAATGACCTTTGCCCTGTATTAAATCCCCAACGTATTATGAAAGTACTGGACGATCTTCCAGATACAATAAATCCAAAAAAAGATAAAAATTGGTCATATGTCACAAGCTACCAAGAAGTTAATGGAGATCTCAAAGAAGTTTGTGTGGGCATAAGACCTACACAACAAAACCCGAACTCTCATGTTGTTGCTGAAGTAAAAATAGGTTCTGAGATTTTTACAGGAAAAACTTTCTCTGATGTTCAAGCATCATCCTCTAAAACAAGCTGGCTTAAACGTTTCTTAGTTATTGGAATTATTTTTCTGATTTTAATGCTTTTGCTTTTGGGGCAGAAGTAGCTAAAGCCTAAGCAAAAGCAGCAGGGCGAGTTCGGCGCTATCGTTGCTCATTCTCCGCTCCGGAAAAACGCATCTGTTGTTGAAAGAAAGACCCGGTTATCGTTAGCCTGAATGCGCGACTTTTTCAATCACTTCGCACAAATCGTTGACGACCCCCTCGACCAGCGCGGGATCGTCCCCCTCCGCCATGACACGGATCAAGGGCTCAGTCCCCGACTCGCGCACCAGCACCCGCCCCTTGCCGTTAAAGCGGCTCTGGGCCTTGGCAATCGCATCTTTCACGCTGGCATCCTGCATCGGCTTGCCCGTTTTAAAGCGCACATTTTTAAGAATCTGCGGCAGCGGCGTGAACAAATTCAAAACCTCGCTGGCCTTCTGGCTCTTCTCCTTGAGCAACGCCAGAATCTGCAAGGCCGCCAGAATCCCGTCGCCCGTCGTCGCATAATCCGAAAGAACGATATGGCCGGACTGCTCACCGCCAAGGTTAGCCCCCTCCTCGCGCATCTTCTCGACCACGTAACGATCCCCGACCGGAGCGCGTAACAGCTTAATTCCATTCTTCTCCAGAAGCCTTTCGAACCCCAGGTTGGACATAACCGTAGCCACCACAGCCCCGCCTGTAAGTTGCCCCTTCTCATGCAGGGAAAGCGCCAGCGCCGCCATGATCTGGTCCCCGTCGATCACCTGCCCGCGCTCATCCACGACGATCAGCCGATCCGCATCGCCATCCAGCGCCAGACCGATATCCGCCTTGTTCTCGATAACCGCTTTCTTCAGCGCATCCGGCGATGTGGCCCCGAACCCGGCATTGATATTCCGACCGTTGGGCTGGCAACCGATGGCAATCACTTCCGCCTCCAGTTCCCAGAGAATTTGCGGCGCGACCTTATAAGCAGCGCCGTGCGCGGCATCCACAACCACCTTCAGCCCCTCGAAATTCGCGGGACGCGGCAGGCTGCGCTTAAGCGACTCGATATACCGCCCCAGCGCGTCATCCAGACGACTGGCCTTCCCCAAATTCTCAGGAGACGCCAGTTCCGCCGACAAATCCCGGTCGATCAGCTCCTCGATCCGCAGTTCCAAAGCATCATCCAGCTTATAGCCGTCCGCGCCGAACAACTTGATACCGTTATCCGTATAAGGATTGTGAGAGGCTGAGATCATCACCCCCACATCCGCCCGCAGCGAACGGGTCA
The sequence above is drawn from the Alphaproteobacteria bacterium genome and encodes:
- a CDS encoding zinc ribbon domain-containing protein; translated protein: MPICNVCNTSILKDSKFCPQCGDPVTEEDYKSVPILNNQVALARLVFGYSASSNYLKAVNICKNIPSYETHGDNKHSKHIVTLPVTELELITNLYDLVGTWKSSQLFLNGNLATKKQLTYYGLGCYKNRQQAYNHEEYCFGEHNYEKNIWGCKKLNMPSYDWGGGWLEYGYLDKSGTWHLDKQKIRHHLNMAIRENDLCPVLNPQRIMKVLDDLPDTINPKKDKNWSYVTSYQEVNGDLKEVCVGIRPTQQNPNSHVVAEVKIGSEIFTGKTFSDVQASSSKTSWLKRFLVIGIIFLILMLLLLGQK
- a CDS encoding phosphoglucosamine mutase; the encoded protein is MSKKNKYFGTDGIRGTANQFPMTPELALKAAMATAIVLRDARNGGHMDRAVIGKDTRLSCYMLEQAMTAGFLAMGMDVILSGPIPTPGIASLTRSLRADVGVMISASHNPYTDNGIKLFGADGYKLDDALELRIEELIDRDLSAELASPENLGKASRLDDALGRYIESLKRSLPRPANFEGLKVVVDAAHGAAYKVAPQILWELEAEVIAIGCQPNGRNINAGFGATSPDALKKAVIENKADIGLALDGDADRLIVVDERGQVIDGDQIMAALALSLHEKGQLTGGAVVATVMSNLGFERLLEKNGIKLLRAPVGDRYVVEKMREEGANLGGEQSGHIVLSDYATTGDGILAALQILALLKEKSQKASEVLNLFTPLPQILKNVRFKTGKPMQDASVKDAIAKAQSRFNGKGRVLVRESGTEPLIRVMAEGDDPALVEGVVNDLCEVIEKVAHSG